A DNA window from Flavobacterium sp. contains the following coding sequences:
- a CDS encoding SDR family oxidoreductase translates to MIKTFNLDKKVILITGGYGYLGKAITESLLYHGAKVYVLGRDKNKFLNCFGDSHKDSLFFEYCDISSTEDIKITFKNIFEKNNKIDVLINNAFYSKGKSPEDMTDDEWSTGIDGTLSSVFRCIREIIPYFKTKGGKIINVSSMYGLVAPQFDVYDDFEQFLNPPHYGAAKAGIIQLTKYYASFLGNLGINVNSVTPGPFPSLEVQKSEMFIKKLENKTSLKRIGKPEDLAGAFVFLSSEMSDFITGQNIIIDGGWTIK, encoded by the coding sequence ATGATTAAAACATTTAATTTAGATAAAAAAGTTATACTGATAACTGGAGGTTATGGGTATTTAGGAAAAGCTATTACAGAAAGTTTATTGTATCATGGCGCTAAAGTATATGTGTTAGGTCGTGATAAGAATAAATTTTTGAATTGTTTTGGAGATAGTCATAAGGATAGTCTTTTTTTTGAGTATTGTGATATCTCTAGTACAGAAGATATAAAAATTACTTTTAAAAATATTTTTGAAAAAAACAATAAAATAGACGTACTTATAAATAATGCGTTTTATAGTAAAGGAAAATCTCCAGAAGATATGACAGATGATGAATGGAGTACTGGTATAGATGGAACTTTGAGTAGTGTTTTTAGATGTATAAGGGAGATTATACCTTATTTTAAAACTAAAGGAGGGAAAATTATTAATGTATCTTCAATGTATGGTTTAGTTGCTCCGCAATTTGATGTATATGATGATTTTGAGCAATTTTTAAACCCACCACATTATGGGGCAGCAAAAGCTGGAATTATACAATTGACTAAATATTATGCTAGTTTTTTAGGTAATTTAGGAATAAATGTTAATTCAGTTACTCCAGGACCATTCCCTTCTTTAGAAGTTCAAAAATCAGAAATGTTTATAAAAAAACTTGAAAATAAAACTTCTTTAAAGCGAATAGGAAAACCAGAAGATCTTGCAGGGGCTTTTGTTTTTCTATCTTCTGAAATGTCAGATTTTATAACAGGACAAAATATCATTATAGATGGAGGGTGGACAATCAAATAA
- a CDS encoding aldo/keto reductase: MIPLNKIGLGSVQFGMQYGVSNLTGQTSQNEVLNVLRTAKKYDISIIDTASAYGNAEKVLGDNDLTKFKIVSKFISEKNIQNEFDKSLANLKLNSIYGYLSHRPLSLLNNPTLWEELQFLKSNKKVEKIGFSLNSPQEIDKLLEKGYTPDLVQVPYNYFDNRFKDSLIALKNMGCEIHTRSVFLQGLFFTDVQKLPSFFDDTKEIIKSLQLDLGQDLSKSLLKYVLSLDFIDTVIMGVNDEKQLKDNLKNIDLSRNLPDQDFDFTDQILMPSNWPKMS; the protein is encoded by the coding sequence ATGATTCCGTTAAATAAAATAGGATTAGGATCAGTTCAATTTGGTATGCAATATGGAGTATCAAATTTAACAGGTCAAACTTCTCAAAATGAGGTTTTAAATGTTTTGCGAACGGCAAAAAAATATGATATATCTATAATTGATACTGCATCAGCATATGGAAATGCGGAAAAAGTATTGGGGGATAATGATCTCACTAAGTTTAAGATTGTATCAAAATTTATTTCTGAAAAAAATATCCAAAATGAATTTGATAAAAGTTTAGCAAATTTGAAACTAAATTCAATTTATGGATATTTATCACATCGACCATTATCATTACTCAATAATCCAACATTATGGGAGGAGTTACAGTTTTTAAAAAGTAATAAAAAAGTTGAGAAAATAGGTTTTTCATTGAATAGCCCTCAGGAAATAGATAAGCTATTAGAAAAAGGCTATACCCCAGATTTAGTACAAGTTCCGTATAATTATTTTGATAATAGGTTTAAGGATAGTTTGATTGCATTAAAAAATATGGGGTGTGAAATACATACTCGTTCTGTATTTTTACAAGGTCTTTTTTTTACTGATGTTCAAAAACTTCCGTCTTTTTTTGATGACACAAAAGAAATAATAAAAAGTCTTCAGTTAGATTTAGGACAAGATTTGTCCAAATCACTATTAAAATATGTTTTGTCTTTGGACTTTATTGATACTGTAATTATGGGAGTTAATGATGAAAAACAGCTTAAGGATAACTTAAAAAATATCGATCTTAGTAGAAATCTTCCAGATCAGGATTTCGATTTTACTGATCAAATTTTAATGCCATCGAATTGGCCTAAAATGTCATAA
- the pseC gene encoding UDP-4-amino-4,6-dideoxy-N-acetyl-beta-L-altrosamine transaminase yields MENKIIPYGRQDITDEDIKVVIETLKSDFLTQGPKIKEFEEKFAKSVGAKYAVAVNNATAGLHIGVMALGLVEGDRVITTPITFAASANCARFVGAEVWFADIDQDTYLLSLDKTRELIESKPKGFFKGIIPVDFAGLPVNLEAFRKLADDHGLWILEDACHAPGGYFIDSKNQKQFCGNGVYADAAVFSFHPVKHIACGEGGMVTTNSEEVYKKLFLLRSHGITKENMSENQGGWFYEMQTLGYNYRITDFQAALGISQLSRNEKGVEVRNEISKRYKKAFEGKIKFQSLPDNFLNAHHLFVIEVEDRKGLYDYLHQNKIYAQIHYIPVHQLPYYKKIGYNNDTDLSISENYYSKCISLPMYPTLTIEEQNFVIDKVIAFYDSVK; encoded by the coding sequence ATGGAAAATAAAATTATTCCCTACGGAAGACAAGATATAACAGATGAAGATATTAAAGTTGTAATTGAAACTTTAAAATCTGATTTTTTAACGCAAGGCCCGAAAATAAAAGAATTTGAAGAGAAGTTTGCAAAATCTGTTGGTGCAAAATATGCTGTAGCGGTTAATAATGCAACAGCTGGGTTACATATTGGTGTTATGGCATTAGGGTTGGTAGAAGGAGATAGAGTAATCACAACTCCAATTACTTTTGCAGCTTCAGCTAATTGCGCGCGTTTTGTAGGAGCTGAAGTTTGGTTTGCTGATATAGATCAAGATACTTATCTTTTATCACTTGATAAAACACGAGAACTAATAGAAAGTAAACCTAAAGGTTTCTTTAAAGGAATAATTCCTGTAGATTTTGCGGGATTACCAGTAAACTTAGAAGCGTTTAGAAAATTAGCAGATGATCATGGACTTTGGATCTTGGAAGATGCTTGTCATGCTCCAGGTGGATATTTTATTGATTCTAAAAATCAAAAACAATTTTGTGGTAATGGAGTATATGCTGATGCAGCTGTTTTTTCATTTCATCCAGTTAAGCATATCGCTTGTGGAGAAGGCGGAATGGTCACTACGAATTCTGAAGAAGTTTATAAAAAATTATTCCTTTTACGTTCTCATGGAATAACAAAAGAAAATATGTCAGAAAATCAAGGTGGATGGTTTTACGAAATGCAGACATTAGGTTATAATTATAGAATAACTGATTTTCAGGCGGCACTAGGAATCTCACAATTATCAAGAAATGAGAAAGGTGTCGAAGTGAGAAATGAGATTTCAAAAAGATATAAAAAAGCTTTTGAAGGAAAGATTAAATTTCAAAGTTTACCAGATAATTTTTTAAATGCGCATCATCTTTTTGTAATAGAAGTTGAAGATCGAAAAGGGCTTTATGATTATTTGCATCAAAATAAAATTTATGCCCAAATCCATTATATTCCAGTTCACCAATTACCTTATTATAAAAAAATAGGATATAATAATGATACTGATTTGAGTATCTCTGAAAACTATTATTCAAAATGCATAAGTTTACCGATGTATCCTACCTTAACAATTGAAGAGCAAAATTTTGTTATAGATAAAGTAATTGCATTTTATGATTCCGTTAAATAA
- the pseB gene encoding UDP-N-acetylglucosamine 4,6-dehydratase (inverting), translating into MLNNKTILITGGTGSLGKALTKHIFSTYPLVKKVIIFSRDEQKQFQMAQEYPLSSYPQIRFFLGDVRDEQRLVRAFQGVDYVIHAAAMKHVHLAEYNPDECIKTNIGGAQNVIHAAMQTNVKNVVALSTDKACAPINLYGATKLTSDKLFVAANNIKGFNPIKFSVVRYGNVMGSNGSVIPFFINKKKEGKLPITDIAMTRFNISLQGGVDMVMHAMEHAWGGEIFIPKIPSYKITDVAEAIAPLCPIEVIGIRPGEKIHEEMITASDSFYTYDLGKYYTILPSIPNFKLEQYLNHFNAKKVEEGFNYNSGSNEDWETVDTLRTLIKEHVDANFEV; encoded by the coding sequence ATGTTGAACAATAAAACAATTTTAATAACAGGAGGAACAGGATCTCTTGGTAAAGCACTAACAAAACATATTTTTAGTACTTACCCATTAGTTAAAAAAGTAATTATATTCTCTAGAGATGAGCAAAAACAATTTCAAATGGCTCAGGAATATCCATTAAGCAGCTATCCTCAGATTCGATTTTTTTTGGGTGACGTTAGAGATGAACAAAGATTAGTAAGAGCTTTTCAAGGAGTAGATTATGTGATCCATGCAGCAGCTATGAAACATGTGCATCTGGCTGAATATAATCCTGATGAATGCATAAAAACAAATATAGGAGGTGCTCAGAATGTTATTCATGCAGCAATGCAAACCAATGTGAAAAATGTTGTCGCTTTATCAACTGATAAAGCTTGTGCGCCAATTAATCTTTATGGAGCTACAAAATTGACCTCTGATAAGTTATTTGTTGCAGCAAACAATATAAAGGGATTTAATCCTATAAAATTTTCAGTAGTTAGATATGGAAACGTAATGGGATCTAATGGATCTGTAATTCCGTTTTTTATTAATAAAAAGAAAGAAGGTAAATTACCAATAACTGATATTGCAATGACTCGTTTTAATATCTCTCTTCAGGGAGGAGTAGATATGGTTATGCATGCAATGGAACATGCATGGGGTGGAGAAATTTTTATTCCTAAAATACCATCTTATAAAATTACTGATGTTGCTGAAGCAATTGCTCCGCTTTGTCCAATTGAAGTAATAGGAATTCGACCGGGCGAAAAAATTCATGAAGAAATGATTACTGCGTCTGATTCTTTTTACACTTATGACTTAGGTAAATATTATACAATATTACCTTCAATTCCTAATTTTAAATTAGAGCAATATTTAAATCATTTTAATGCAAAGAAAGTTGAGGAAGGGTTTAATTACAATTCTGGTTCAAATGAGGATTGGGAAACCGTTGATACGCTAAGAACTTTAATAAAAGAACATGTTGATGCTAATTTTGAAGTATAA
- a CDS encoding Wzz/FepE/Etk N-terminal domain-containing protein, with amino-acid sequence MDNIAFENDEISLKELIIKLKEWTAYLFSKWKIIMLAGILGAFLGIGYSLIKKPIYTAKLSFALEDEKAGGGFGGALGLASTLGLDLGGSGGGMFSGSNLTELFKSRYMVEKTLLSPVTVDGKTISLAEMYIKNNDWREKWDKDLKLKKIQFLPNSQRQNFNRVQDSILGIIFDRLSKGGLSVDQKDKKISIITVEVSSSDELFSKYFCEGLVQQVGNFYIDTKSKKARLNMNILQRQTDSIRSELNGAITGVAVANDNTFNLNPALNVRKAPSVRRQVDVQANTAILTELVKQTELAKVTLRRETPLIQVIDKPILPLFKERFGKAKGIIFGGFLGGFLMLIYLIIKRIVKRLI; translated from the coding sequence ATGGATAATATTGCTTTTGAAAATGATGAAATTTCATTGAAAGAATTAATTATAAAATTAAAAGAATGGACAGCCTATCTATTTTCTAAATGGAAAATTATAATGCTGGCAGGAATATTAGGAGCATTTTTAGGAATTGGTTACTCACTAATAAAAAAGCCAATTTATACGGCCAAATTATCCTTTGCTCTAGAAGATGAAAAAGCTGGAGGAGGATTTGGTGGAGCATTAGGCTTGGCTAGTACACTTGGATTAGATTTAGGCGGAAGTGGTGGGGGAATGTTTTCTGGGAGTAATTTAACTGAGCTGTTTAAATCAAGATATATGGTTGAAAAAACACTTTTATCACCTGTTACTGTAGATGGTAAGACTATTTCTTTGGCTGAGATGTATATTAAAAATAATGACTGGAGAGAAAAATGGGATAAAGATTTGAAATTAAAAAAGATTCAGTTTTTACCTAATTCACAGCGTCAAAATTTTAATCGTGTTCAAGATAGTATTTTAGGGATTATTTTTGACAGATTATCAAAAGGGGGATTAAGTGTTGATCAAAAAGATAAAAAAATATCAATCATCACTGTTGAAGTTTCTTCAAGCGATGAGCTTTTTTCAAAATATTTTTGTGAAGGGTTGGTTCAACAAGTTGGAAATTTTTACATAGATACCAAAAGCAAAAAAGCCAGATTAAACATGAATATACTTCAAAGACAAACTGATTCTATTCGAAGTGAGCTTAATGGGGCAATTACGGGTGTTGCTGTAGCTAATGATAATACTTTTAACTTAAATCCTGCTCTTAATGTTCGGAAAGCGCCATCAGTTCGAAGACAGGTAGATGTTCAGGCTAATACAGCTATCCTTACAGAACTGGTAAAACAAACAGAATTAGCAAAAGTTACTTTGCGTAGAGAAACTCCCCTTATTCAAGTAATAGATAAGCCTATATTGCCATTGTTTAAAGAACGCTTTGGTAAAGCAAAAGGTATAATCTTTGGAGGTTTTTTAGGAGGTTTTTTAATGTTGATTTATTTAATTATTAAACGTATAGTTAAACGATTAATTTAA
- a CDS encoding SLBB domain-containing protein has translation MKKITYVFILFTILLTSLHVNAQDILRSKDLSTINVDYLTDDDLAKINAQLKSNNTTIEQVEPMALSRGMSQAEFDKLKTKLNMYSAKLADKPKNQDITKDTGRKQEKIINEKVKDSANALIFGSELFDNPTLNFEPDLKLATPVNYVLGPGDELQVSVYGIQEYNASIPVSVEGKITIQYVGQIPVSGMSVEAATQKIKSAIAKVYSTVRSGQSQVSVSLTQIRTIKITVVGGKQPGNYSISSLATVYNALHLAGGPGKNGSYRNIELIRNNKVFKNIDIYRFLVKGDQSDNVSLKDNDVIRIPAYSQRVTLQGEVKRPGIFEMKKGETFSDLLNFASGFNEFAYTASVNVTQKTGKEFKVHDINESDFSIYKPQSGDVFRVTKILNRFENRIKIEGAVFRPDYYSFTEGMRVSDIVTRAEGLKEDAYSKRARIIRLKSDLTTEIVNVDLSAALSGDINADIELRREDIVTVYSILDFREEYKVTIDGEVKKPGVYDYYENLTLNDLIVQVGGLTGSASKRVEIARMVKSDKINDSDPKRVELVQLEITTDNNEQIKNFILKPFDVINIRRIAVYEKPEMVTISGAVVYPGKYVLANKKEKVYDIVLRAGGLTSISNIEGMKIKRPIKKEEIEKLESVDLNLSKNDSLKEKLADIKFSTIPINWEKIEKDKDHYSNVTLFPGDEIEVAVYNEGVKVTGNVLLTSEIPYRSGKGFKYYINAVGGVNNKGWKRKAYIIYPNGKADVTKSFLFFRAYPSVEPDSQIVVPEKPETKKMSTGEWVSIGSVLTSLALLIVTAFK, from the coding sequence ATGAAAAAAATAACATACGTTTTTATTCTCTTTACGATTTTACTTACTTCCTTACATGTAAACGCTCAAGATATACTAAGATCTAAAGATCTAAGCACCATAAATGTAGATTATTTAACGGATGATGATTTAGCTAAAATTAATGCACAATTAAAAAGTAATAATACAACAATTGAACAAGTTGAACCTATGGCGCTTTCGAGAGGAATGAGCCAGGCAGAATTTGATAAGCTAAAGACGAAGCTAAATATGTATTCCGCTAAATTGGCTGATAAACCAAAAAATCAAGATATTACCAAAGATACAGGGAGAAAACAAGAAAAAATTATAAATGAAAAAGTAAAAGATTCAGCAAATGCATTAATTTTTGGATCGGAACTTTTTGATAACCCAACTCTTAATTTTGAACCGGATTTAAAATTAGCTACACCAGTGAATTATGTATTAGGTCCTGGAGATGAATTACAAGTTAGTGTTTATGGAATTCAAGAATATAACGCAAGTATTCCAGTAAGTGTTGAAGGTAAAATCACAATTCAATATGTAGGGCAAATACCAGTATCAGGAATGTCAGTTGAAGCTGCTACACAAAAGATAAAATCGGCAATTGCAAAAGTTTATAGTACAGTTCGCTCCGGTCAGTCACAAGTTAGTGTTAGTCTAACTCAAATACGTACCATAAAAATAACCGTAGTTGGAGGAAAGCAGCCAGGGAATTATTCAATTTCATCTCTAGCAACAGTTTATAATGCATTACATCTAGCTGGAGGACCAGGGAAGAATGGGAGTTATAGAAATATTGAATTGATTCGCAATAATAAAGTTTTTAAAAATATAGATATATATAGATTTTTAGTTAAAGGAGATCAGTCTGATAATGTTAGCTTAAAGGATAATGATGTTATAAGAATTCCGGCTTACAGCCAAAGAGTAACATTACAAGGAGAAGTAAAACGTCCAGGTATTTTTGAGATGAAAAAGGGCGAAACTTTTTCAGATTTATTAAACTTTGCTTCAGGGTTTAACGAGTTTGCTTATACAGCTTCTGTAAATGTAACTCAAAAAACAGGAAAAGAATTCAAAGTTCATGATATAAATGAAAGTGATTTTTCAATCTATAAACCACAATCTGGAGATGTTTTTAGAGTAACAAAGATTCTAAACAGATTTGAAAATAGAATTAAAATCGAAGGAGCTGTTTTTAGACCGGATTATTATTCTTTTACAGAAGGAATGAGGGTATCGGATATTGTTACAAGAGCAGAAGGACTTAAAGAAGATGCATATAGTAAAAGAGCTAGAATTATTCGTTTAAAGTCAGACTTAACAACTGAAATAGTAAATGTAGATTTAAGTGCAGCATTATCTGGAGACATAAATGCAGATATTGAATTAAGGAGAGAAGATATAGTAACTGTTTACTCTATTTTGGATTTTAGAGAAGAATATAAAGTTACTATAGATGGAGAAGTGAAAAAACCTGGAGTTTACGATTATTACGAAAATTTAACCTTGAATGATCTAATAGTACAAGTTGGAGGATTAACTGGCTCTGCATCAAAAAGAGTTGAAATTGCAAGAATGGTTAAATCTGATAAAATAAATGATTCAGATCCAAAACGTGTAGAATTAGTTCAACTTGAAATTACTACAGATAACAATGAACAGATTAAAAATTTTATTTTAAAACCTTTTGATGTTATAAATATTAGAAGAATAGCGGTTTATGAAAAGCCAGAAATGGTTACTATTTCAGGAGCCGTTGTTTATCCAGGAAAATATGTTTTAGCAAATAAAAAAGAAAAAGTCTATGACATAGTTTTGAGGGCTGGTGGTTTAACTTCAATTTCTAATATAGAAGGAATGAAAATTAAAAGACCTATAAAGAAAGAAGAAATTGAAAAATTAGAAAGTGTAGATTTAAATTTATCTAAAAATGATTCTTTAAAAGAAAAATTAGCGGATATAAAATTTTCTACAATTCCTATTAACTGGGAAAAAATAGAGAAAGATAAAGATCATTATTCTAATGTTACATTATTTCCAGGCGATGAGATTGAAGTAGCTGTATATAATGAAGGTGTTAAAGTGACAGGAAATGTATTATTAACATCTGAAATTCCATATAGAAGCGGAAAAGGATTTAAATATTACATTAATGCTGTAGGGGGAGTTAATAATAAAGGATGGAAGAGAAAGGCATATATTATATATCCAAATGGTAAGGCAGATGTAACAAAATCATTTTTATTTTTCAGAGCATATCCTTCAGTCGAACCTGATTCACAAATTGTTGTTCCTGAAAAACCTGAAACTAAAAAAATGAGTACAGGAGAATGGGTTAGTATTGGAAGTGTATTAACTAGTCTGGCATTATTAATAGTAACAGCTTTTAAATAA
- the rfbB gene encoding dTDP-glucose 4,6-dehydratase — protein MKKILITGGAGFIGSHVVRRFVNKYPDYQIFNLDALTYAGNLENIKDIQDKPNYTFVKGDIVDERFINNLFLKHNFDGILHLAAESHVDRSIEDPLAFVKTNVIGTMNLLNAAKNQWKGNFEGKRFYHISTDEVYGSLGREGLFTENTPYDPNSPYSASKASSDHFVRAYGETYGLPYVLTNCSNNYGSYHFPEKLIPLFINNIINNKPLPVYGDGNYTRDWLFVEDHAIAIDLVFHEGKNHETYNIGGFNEWKNIELVKLLCNLMDKKLGRTEGTSHELITYVKDRPGHDLRYAIDASKINKELGWKPSVTFEEGLEKTINWYLENEEWLRNVTLGSYKDYYKKQYS, from the coding sequence ATGAAAAAAATTCTTATAACTGGTGGAGCTGGTTTTATCGGTTCTCATGTAGTAAGACGTTTCGTGAATAAATATCCAGATTATCAAATTTTTAATTTGGATGCATTAACTTATGCGGGAAATCTGGAAAATATAAAAGATATACAGGATAAACCAAATTATACTTTTGTAAAAGGTGATATAGTTGATGAAAGATTTATTAATAATCTTTTTTTAAAACATAATTTTGATGGGATTTTGCATTTAGCAGCTGAATCACATGTTGATCGTTCTATTGAAGATCCGTTAGCTTTTGTAAAAACAAATGTTATTGGGACAATGAATTTATTGAATGCTGCAAAAAATCAATGGAAAGGGAATTTTGAAGGAAAAAGATTTTACCATATTAGTACAGATGAAGTATATGGTTCTCTTGGTAGGGAAGGGCTTTTTACAGAGAATACACCTTATGATCCTAATTCTCCTTATTCTGCATCAAAAGCTAGTTCGGATCATTTTGTCAGAGCTTATGGTGAAACTTATGGCTTGCCATATGTTTTAACTAATTGTTCAAATAATTATGGATCTTATCATTTTCCTGAAAAATTAATTCCTCTTTTTATAAATAATATTATAAACAATAAGCCATTGCCAGTATATGGAGATGGAAACTATACTCGTGATTGGTTATTTGTTGAAGACCATGCAATTGCAATAGATCTAGTTTTTCATGAAGGTAAAAATCATGAAACTTATAATATCGGTGGGTTTAATGAATGGAAAAATATTGAGTTAGTTAAGCTTTTGTGTAATTTAATGGATAAAAAATTAGGTAGAACAGAAGGCACTTCTCATGAATTAATTACATATGTTAAAGATAGACCAGGTCATGATTTACGTTATGCAATTGATGCCTCAAAAATAAATAAAGAATTAGGATGGAAGCCATCTGTAACCTTTGAAGAAGGATTAGAAAAAACAATAAACTGGTATCTTGAAAATGAAGAATGGTTACGAAATGTGACTTTAGGTTCTTATAAAGATTACTATAAAAAACAATATTCATAA
- a CDS encoding mannose-1-phosphate guanylyltransferase: MENKKSIIHVILTGGVGSRLWPLSRKSQPKQYLEIFENKSLFEMTVERNSHLADKVMVVGNVDNHHLSGKVMNKTKTDYVNIVEATPRNTAAAIAFAAFASNPEDILIITPSDHIIDKMDDYNNAIQDAINKAQEGFIVTFGIIPTKPETGYGYIESKGDKVISFREKPNETTAKEFIARGNFLWNSGMFCFKAGVLLDELKQFQPDVYESSKAVWEAHKEGFLDLDLSLQIPSISIDYAVMERSKKIKVVPASFSWSDLGSFESVYEYLVAKGHPVDKNGNMVIGCDTHTTFLGLQNAIFVHTNTANLILQKENSQDVKDIYSELEKQNSDLLN, translated from the coding sequence ATGGAAAATAAAAAATCAATAATACATGTAATTTTAACTGGCGGAGTAGGAAGCAGATTATGGCCTCTTTCTCGTAAAAGCCAGCCAAAGCAATATTTAGAAATATTTGAAAATAAATCTTTGTTTGAAATGACTGTTGAGCGTAATAGCCATTTAGCAGATAAAGTTATGGTAGTTGGAAATGTTGATAATCACCATTTAAGTGGAAAAGTGATGAATAAAACAAAGACAGACTATGTGAATATTGTTGAAGCGACACCAAGAAATACTGCAGCAGCTATTGCTTTTGCAGCATTTGCATCAAATCCTGAAGATATATTAATAATCACCCCATCTGATCATATTATTGATAAAATGGATGATTATAATAATGCAATTCAGGATGCTATTAATAAAGCTCAAGAAGGGTTTATTGTTACATTTGGGATTATTCCAACTAAGCCAGAAACAGGTTATGGGTACATTGAATCAAAAGGAGATAAAGTAATATCATTTAGGGAAAAGCCAAATGAAACTACAGCAAAAGAGTTTATTGCAAGAGGTAATTTTTTATGGAACAGCGGTATGTTTTGTTTCAAAGCAGGTGTACTCTTAGACGAATTGAAACAGTTTCAGCCAGATGTATATGAAAGTTCAAAAGCTGTGTGGGAAGCTCATAAAGAAGGTTTTCTTGATTTAGATTTATCTTTACAAATTCCATCAATAAGTATTGATTATGCTGTAATGGAACGTAGTAAAAAAATTAAAGTTGTACCAGCTTCATTTTCATGGTCAGATTTAGGATCATTTGAGTCTGTTTATGAATATTTAGTTGCAAAGGGACATCCAGTAGATAAAAATGGCAATATGGTTATTGGTTGTGATACTCATACAACTTTTTTAGGATTACAAAATGCTATATTTGTGCATACTAATACTGCAAATCTGATTTTACAAAAAGAAAATTCACAAGATGTAAAAGATATCTATAGTGAATTAGAAAAACAAAATTCAGATTTATTAAATTAA
- a CDS encoding nucleotide sugar dehydrogenase translates to MEENIKIAVVGLGYVGLPLARLFATKYSVVGFDINKARVESLNAGIDTTLEVDKETLQKVLTTDHDNKIGLYCTDSLEDISKCNYFIVTVPTPVDRNNRPDLTPLYKSSESVAKVLKKGDIVIYESTVYPGVTEEQCVPVLEKISGFKFNEDFFVGYSPERINPGDKEHTVEKILKVTSGSTLEVGIKVDSLYKSVITAGTHLAPSIKVAEAAKVIENSQRDINIAFVNELAKIFNLMNIDTQEVLKAAGTKWNFLPFKPGLVGGHCIGVDPYYLAQRAQEFGYHPEIILAGRRLNDSMGEYVASQIVKLMIKKGISVNGAELLMLGITFKENCPDVRNTKIVDVIKALKEYGIVVTIFDPLASPEEVKNEYKLDTKNSLPTEKFDAIVLGVAHSEFLGLNFSALQKNDSLLYDVKGVLGEIADNRL, encoded by the coding sequence TTGGAAGAAAACATAAAAATAGCGGTTGTAGGTTTGGGTTATGTAGGCCTGCCTTTGGCTAGATTATTTGCTACAAAATATTCAGTTGTTGGTTTTGATATAAACAAAGCAAGAGTTGAAAGTTTAAATGCAGGTATTGATACAACATTAGAAGTAGATAAAGAAACACTTCAAAAAGTATTGACTACAGATCATGATAATAAAATTGGACTCTATTGCACAGATTCTCTTGAAGATATTTCAAAATGCAATTATTTCATTGTAACAGTTCCTACCCCAGTAGATCGAAATAATCGTCCAGATCTTACTCCCTTATATAAATCAAGTGAATCAGTTGCTAAAGTCTTAAAAAAAGGAGATATTGTAATTTACGAATCAACAGTTTATCCGGGAGTTACTGAGGAACAATGTGTGCCTGTTCTTGAAAAAATATCCGGCTTTAAATTCAATGAAGATTTTTTTGTTGGGTATTCGCCTGAAAGAATTAATCCGGGGGATAAGGAGCATACGGTAGAAAAAATTTTAAAAGTAACATCTGGTTCAACTCTAGAAGTAGGAATAAAAGTAGACTCATTATACAAGTCCGTAATAACTGCCGGAACGCATTTAGCACCATCAATAAAAGTAGCTGAAGCTGCAAAAGTTATAGAAAATTCTCAAAGAGACATTAATATTGCTTTTGTTAATGAATTGGCTAAAATATTCAATTTAATGAATATTGATACTCAGGAAGTATTAAAAGCCGCAGGAACAAAATGGAACTTTTTACCATTTAAACCGGGTCTTGTTGGAGGTCATTGCATAGGGGTAGATCCTTATTATTTAGCCCAAAGAGCACAAGAATTTGGCTATCACCCTGAAATAATTTTAGCAGGCAGACGTTTAAATGACAGCATGGGTGAGTATGTTGCTTCACAAATTGTAAAACTGATGATTAAAAAAGGTATTTCAGTTAATGGAGCAGAACTTTTAATGTTAGGAATCACATTTAAAGAAAATTGCCCGGATGTTAGAAATACTAAAATAGTAGATGTAATAAAAGCATTAAAAGAATACGGGATAGTAGTTACAATATTTGATCCTCTAGCCAGTCCGGAAGAGGTGAAAAATGAATATAAATTAGACACTAAAAATTCTTTACCAACAGAAAAATTCGATGCTATAGTTTTAGGAGTAGCTCATAGCGAGTTTTTAGGGTTGAATTTTTCAGCGTTGCAAAAAAATGATAGTTTATTATATGACGTTAAAGGCGTCTTAGGAGAAATCGCAGATAATAGACTGTGA